From the Patescibacteria group bacterium genome, one window contains:
- a CDS encoding ATP-dependent Clp protease ATP-binding subunit, with protein sequence MFNNFDKFTKEAKRALIVAQDQARAAGLSYVGTEHILLGILTQPESLGASVLLGFGVTAENVKLVLQTVGRTPTNRPADSTESGSLSGFAKKVIEDAIRTAYRFNHAAVGTEHLLYALVSQENTAATVILENMKIRAADVRKQIEEIFRDASDAQSIPKNVHPLEILFGSLQQVISRQNQNQNFDDAYAHKDSPEGNNFAPPPQSPRQKSKTPALDYFTTDLTAEARAGKLDPVIGRETEISRMIAILNRKTKNNPVLTGEPGVGKTAVVEGLARAIVAEKVPASMLDRRVLMISMTALVAGTKYRGEFEERFKKVIDEATKFSGEVILFLDELHTVIGTGAAEGSLDAANILKPALARGKIQVIGATTLDEFRKHVENDKALARRFQPVSVPEPSEEDSVKILEGLRESFEKHHNLKIEDAALVTAVKMSKRYVPDRFLPDKAIDLIDEAASLKGVARRGDSREIKKLKDELAKLISQKEAAVSGQNYEVAANLRARELQIKNEIEASKNAAPIVKNGESPVVTAEDVAKVVASATGVPAGELLAEDVIRLKDLEKTLATRIIGQKVAIKSVAQAVRRSRVGIAAPNRPIGSFIFLGPTGVGKTELVKTLAREVYGSEDALIKIDMSEFAERHSSSRLVGATAGYVGYEEGGELTEKVRRRPYSVVLFDEVEKAHHDFQNLLLQILEDGHLTDARGRRTDFRNTIVVMTSNIGAERMTTQAGKIGFAVGSELRDAKAEFEEVKADVLNKLEETFRPEFLNRVDKVVVFEPLTSAEIKEIVKLHLADLEKRLGERKIKIELTVPALDYLAQKSYNPRYGARPVRRAITEKIEDELAGMILDGKFKNGDTVKVDFNKKAAELTFKKKARVRG encoded by the coding sequence ATGTTTAATAATTTTGATAAATTTACGAAGGAAGCGAAACGCGCGCTCATCGTCGCCCAAGATCAGGCGCGGGCAGCGGGACTTTCTTATGTCGGGACCGAGCATATTTTGCTTGGAATTCTGACGCAGCCCGAATCACTCGGTGCTTCCGTCTTGCTCGGCTTCGGCGTGACTGCGGAAAATGTGAAATTGGTTTTGCAGACTGTCGGTCGCACGCCGACGAATCGCCCAGCGGATTCGACTGAGTCGGGTAGCCTCTCGGGCTTCGCGAAAAAAGTCATTGAAGACGCGATCCGGACGGCTTACCGTTTCAATCACGCCGCCGTCGGGACGGAGCATCTTCTGTACGCTTTGGTCAGTCAGGAAAATACCGCGGCGACAGTCATTCTCGAAAACATGAAAATCCGCGCGGCGGATGTGCGCAAGCAAATCGAAGAAATTTTCCGCGATGCGAGCGATGCGCAGTCGATTCCGAAAAATGTGCATCCGCTCGAAATTCTCTTTGGCTCGTTGCAGCAGGTGATTTCACGCCAGAACCAAAACCAAAATTTCGACGACGCCTACGCGCACAAAGATTCGCCGGAGGGCAACAACTTCGCGCCGCCACCGCAGTCGCCGCGCCAAAAATCCAAAACTCCCGCGCTCGATTATTTCACGACGGATCTGACCGCCGAGGCGCGTGCCGGGAAGCTCGATCCGGTCATCGGACGCGAGACTGAGATTTCACGCATGATTGCGATCTTGAATCGCAAAACGAAAAATAATCCGGTGCTGACCGGCGAGCCTGGTGTCGGTAAGACGGCTGTCGTCGAAGGTTTGGCGCGTGCCATCGTCGCGGAAAAAGTTCCGGCGTCGATGCTCGACCGCCGCGTCTTGATGATTTCGATGACTGCGCTTGTCGCGGGCACGAAGTATCGCGGCGAGTTCGAAGAGCGTTTCAAAAAAGTCATTGATGAGGCGACGAAATTTTCCGGCGAGGTCATTCTCTTCCTCGACGAATTGCACACGGTGATTGGCACGGGTGCAGCGGAAGGCTCGCTCGATGCGGCGAATATTCTGAAGCCCGCGCTCGCCCGCGGCAAAATCCAAGTCATCGGCGCGACGACACTCGACGAATTCCGCAAACATGTCGAGAATGACAAAGCCCTGGCGCGTAGATTTCAGCCGGTCAGCGTGCCGGAACCGAGCGAAGAGGATTCAGTCAAAATTCTCGAAGGTCTGCGCGAAAGTTTCGAGAAGCACCACAATTTGAAAATCGAAGATGCCGCGCTCGTCACTGCCGTCAAAATGTCCAAACGCTATGTGCCGGATCGTTTCCTCCCGGACAAAGCGATTGACCTCATCGACGAAGCGGCGAGTCTCAAAGGTGTCGCGCGTCGCGGTGATTCCCGTGAAATCAAAAAGCTGAAAGACGAACTCGCGAAATTAATTTCGCAAAAGGAGGCGGCTGTCTCGGGTCAAAATTACGAAGTCGCTGCGAATTTGCGTGCACGAGAGCTCCAAATCAAAAACGAAATCGAAGCGTCCAAGAACGCTGCTCCGATTGTCAAAAATGGCGAGTCACCGGTCGTGACGGCAGAGGATGTCGCGAAAGTCGTCGCGAGTGCGACGGGCGTGCCGGCGGGTGAATTGCTCGCGGAAGATGTCATTCGCCTGAAAGATCTCGAAAAAACTTTGGCGACTCGGATTATCGGTCAAAAAGTTGCCATCAAATCAGTCGCGCAGGCGGTGCGCCGCAGTCGCGTTGGGATCGCTGCGCCGAATCGTCCGATTGGTTCTTTCATTTTTCTCGGTCCGACGGGCGTCGGCAAAACCGAGCTGGTCAAAACTTTGGCGCGCGAAGTCTATGGTTCCGAAGACGCGTTGATCAAGATCGACATGTCGGAGTTTGCCGAACGGCATTCTTCGAGTCGCTTAGTCGGCGCGACGGCCGGCTATGTCGGTTACGAAGAGGGTGGAGAATTGACCGAAAAAGTCCGCCGCCGACCTTACTCCGTCGTCTTGTTCGACGAGGTCGAGAAGGCGCACCACGATTTCCAAAATCTGCTTTTGCAAATTCTCGAAGACGGTCACCTCACTGATGCGCGCGGTCGTCGGACTGATTTCCGCAACACGATTGTCGTGATGACCTCCAATATCGGTGCGGAGCGCATGACGACACAGGCGGGCAAAATCGGTTTTGCTGTCGGCTCGGAATTGCGTGACGCCAAGGCTGAATTCGAAGAAGTGAAGGCTGATGTTTTGAATAAATTGGAAGAGACCTTTCGCCCGGAATTCCTGAACCGTGTCGATAAGGTCGTTGTCTTCGAGCCGCTCACCTCCGCTGAAATCAAGGAGATCGTGAAGTTGCATCTCGCTGATCTCGAAAAAAGATTAGGCGAGCGCAAAATCAAAATCGAGCTCACGGTGCCGGCGCTCGATTACCTCGCGCAGAAATCTTACAATCCGAGATACGGTGCACGACCAGTGCGGCGCGCTATTACCGAGAAAATTGAAGACGAGCTGGCAGGCATGATCCTCGACGGCAAATTCAAAAATGGCGATACCGTCAAAGTTGATTTCAATAAAAAAGCCGCCGAGCTGACTTTCAAGAAGAAAGCCCGGGTTAGGGGTTAA
- a CDS encoding DUF4012 domain-containing protein — protein MKHSHRRLIDLKKRASRPLVVQRAEKMHTNVLRLEKISARQSLPSAQRSFDFTRAKKMNSGSSIYLPSEKSRRMNFSRLKIVAVALVFVFILNFVGVFGSGKNTVERTVTAAFSGIGDLIAASQSFAAGDFAASQNRFAQAVTVLRDAEKNLMVLGGAGAILETQPESVQAGSRLVSAGKLLASGGEKFAEAANELTVAFSNWQIRQQAVNAGEPVESFASQLEAPIAQILGGVSELESAAALLKLVDTRVLPTELAAKVQQAVTELNLFLELARPLANTLPTLPALLGEKVPRRYLILLQNPTEIRATGGFIGSVGILDLDNGFVKKFEIKNVYEIDGQMKQHFDPPEGFEFITGNWGLRDANFHPDFPTSAAAAEKLFEAAGFGSVDGVAAVNASFLETLVQTFGGIKLERYPRKISAEELTLLLSLVIETKIDGAANPKIILDEVLAAVKNELAKIPPSDLAALVWHAAAEKEIQFASGNEDFLNFARAAGLANELKNTEGDYLFVVNTSLSGNKSDRFTANEISHTTTIADDGTATDELTILRKDAWSDAAERTITNLAKEFRIPLSDNLREIMGRGRNIDLVKIFVPTGSELISVEGVPAESVTVHESVGKTYFMFSLTTQPKFSREVILKYQLPQKFDDTYSFLGEFQSGDRTREIEKSVTRAGNKIFGGTVELGAEKSWEL, from the coding sequence ATGAAGCATTCCCACCGCCGCTTGATCGACCTGAAAAAACGGGCGAGTCGTCCGCTCGTTGTTCAGCGTGCCGAAAAAATGCACACGAATGTTTTGCGCCTGGAAAAAATCAGCGCCCGCCAAAGTTTGCCGAGCGCGCAGCGCAGTTTTGATTTCACCCGCGCGAAGAAAATGAACTCCGGCAGTTCGATTTATCTGCCGTCGGAAAAATCACGCCGGATGAATTTCAGCCGACTGAAAATCGTCGCAGTGGCACTGGTGTTTGTCTTTATTTTAAATTTCGTCGGTGTCTTCGGCAGCGGCAAAAATACGGTCGAGCGCACTGTGACCGCAGCCTTTTCCGGCATTGGCGACCTCATCGCAGCGAGCCAAAGTTTCGCAGCAGGTGATTTCGCCGCTTCGCAAAATCGTTTCGCGCAGGCTGTCACGGTTCTGCGTGACGCAGAAAAAAATCTGATGGTCCTGGGCGGCGCGGGTGCGATTCTCGAGACACAGCCAGAAAGCGTGCAAGCCGGCAGTCGGCTCGTCTCCGCTGGAAAATTGCTCGCAAGCGGCGGCGAAAAATTCGCGGAAGCAGCGAATGAGCTCACAGTCGCATTTTCGAATTGGCAAATTCGCCAACAGGCGGTCAACGCTGGCGAACCAGTCGAAAGTTTCGCGAGCCAGCTCGAGGCACCAATTGCGCAAATTTTGGGTGGCGTGAGTGAGCTCGAAAGTGCGGCGGCGCTGCTCAAGCTCGTCGACACGCGAGTGCTCCCGACCGAGCTCGCGGCGAAAGTCCAGCAAGCCGTCACTGAATTGAATTTATTTTTGGAGCTCGCGCGTCCGCTCGCGAATACGCTCCCGACACTGCCTGCCCTGCTCGGTGAAAAAGTTCCCCGCCGCTATTTGATCTTGCTGCAAAATCCGACAGAAATTCGCGCGACGGGCGGCTTCATCGGCTCAGTCGGAATTTTGGATTTGGACAACGGCTTCGTAAAAAAATTCGAAATTAAAAATGTGTACGAAATCGATGGACAAATGAAGCAGCACTTCGACCCACCCGAGGGATTTGAATTCATCACCGGCAACTGGGGTTTGCGCGATGCGAATTTTCACCCCGACTTCCCGACTTCGGCTGCGGCAGCGGAAAAACTTTTTGAAGCGGCCGGCTTCGGTTCGGTCGACGGCGTCGCGGCGGTCAACGCGAGTTTTTTGGAAACGCTCGTGCAAACTTTCGGCGGGATCAAGCTCGAACGCTATCCGCGCAAAATCTCGGCTGAAGAACTCACGCTCCTGCTCTCACTCGTGATCGAGACGAAAATCGACGGTGCCGCCAATCCGAAAATTATTTTGGACGAAGTGCTCGCCGCAGTGAAAAACGAGCTCGCGAAAATTCCGCCAAGTGATCTCGCCGCACTCGTGTGGCACGCCGCCGCGGAAAAAGAAATTCAGTTTGCTTCCGGCAATGAAGATTTCTTGAATTTTGCTCGCGCCGCCGGACTCGCGAATGAACTTAAAAATACTGAGGGTGATTATCTTTTCGTCGTGAATACTTCCCTCTCCGGCAATAAATCCGACCGCTTCACCGCGAATGAAATCTCGCACACGACGACCATCGCGGACGACGGGACGGCGACCGACGAGCTCACGATTTTGCGCAAAGATGCGTGGAGCGACGCAGCAGAGCGCACGATTACAAACCTCGCGAAAGAATTCCGCATTCCACTCTCGGATAATTTGAGAGAAATCATGGGTCGCGGCAGGAACATCGACCTCGTGAAAATTTTCGTGCCGACTGGCAGTGAATTAATCTCAGTCGAGGGCGTGCCTGCCGAGAGCGTGACTGTGCACGAGTCTGTCGGCAAAACTTACTTCATGTTCTCGCTCACGACCCAGCCGAAATTTTCCCGCGAGGTGATCTTGAAATACCAACTGCCGCAAAAATTTGACGACACTTATTCTTTCCTCGGTGAATTCCAGTCGGGCGACCGCACTCGGGAAATCGAGAAAAGTGTCACACGCGCTGGCAATAAAATTTTCGGCGGAACAGTCGAGCTTGGTGCAGAAAAAAGTTGGGAGCTTTAA
- a CDS encoding dihydroorotate dehydrogenase, whose product MQLATKFLGISLENPLVLASGILGTTGASLATVAKNGAGAVTSKSVWLRKHPGHANPTVLDLGGGNLINAVGLPHGGIEEARVEFANFRKLSGKPLFASIAASNLKEFGETAAAVAELKPDLIELNISCPNVASEFGRPFACDLKDAAAAVKIVKKQIGKIPLAVKLSPNVASIAEIARSVEAAGADAITAINTVGPGMVIDTETATPILANKFGGLSGPAIRPLAVKAIFEIFQAVKIPIIGVGGVTNGRDAIEFLEAGATLIGIGSAAKNGPEIFAQITREITEFCERKKIKKVSALIGLAHKK is encoded by the coding sequence ATGCAACTCGCCACAAAATTCCTCGGCATCTCGCTCGAAAATCCCCTTGTCCTCGCGAGCGGTATTTTGGGCACGACTGGCGCGAGTCTCGCCACCGTCGCGAAAAATGGAGCGGGTGCGGTGACATCGAAATCCGTCTGGCTGCGCAAACATCCCGGTCATGCGAATCCAACCGTCCTCGATCTCGGCGGTGGAAATCTCATCAACGCCGTCGGCCTGCCGCATGGCGGCATCGAGGAAGCGCGCGTTGAATTCGCGAATTTCCGGAAGCTGTCGGGAAAACCGCTCTTCGCAAGTATCGCCGCGAGCAATTTAAAAGAATTCGGAGAAACCGCCGCAGCTGTCGCGGAGCTGAAACCAGATTTGATTGAGCTAAATATCTCGTGTCCGAATGTCGCGAGTGAATTTGGCCGACCTTTCGCCTGCGATTTAAAAGATGCAGCAGCCGCTGTGAAAATTGTGAAAAAACAGATTGGCAAAATTCCGCTCGCAGTGAAGCTCTCACCGAATGTCGCGAGTATCGCGGAAATTGCGCGGTCAGTCGAAGCCGCAGGCGCCGACGCAATCACGGCGATCAATACAGTCGGTCCCGGCATGGTCATCGACACCGAGACTGCGACGCCAATCCTGGCGAATAAATTCGGCGGACTATCCGGTCCGGCGATCCGCCCGCTCGCGGTCAAAGCGATTTTCGAAATTTTCCAGGCAGTGAAAATTCCGATCATCGGTGTCGGCGGCGTGACGAATGGACGCGACGCGATTGAATTTTTGGAAGCGGGCGCGACCCTCATCGGCATCGGTTCGGCGGCAAAAAATGGACCAGAAATTTTTGCCCAAATCACACGCGAAATTACGGAATTCTGTGAGCGCAAAAAAATTAAAAAGGTCTCCGCCCTCATCGGCCTCGCCCATAAAAAATAA